The genomic segment TCCACCGTCCTTGTCTGTCCGTTGACCTCGTAGGTGACATCGCTGAGGTCCACGCGCCGTTCAGGCAGCGGAGTAGCCATGGGGTCGGACTCCACGACCTGGGTCGGCATGATCACGATGACGGTCGTCGCGTCCATCGGCAAGAGTAAGATTGCGACCTCGCCGCTCATGGTGTCGCGCAGCTTCTTGTCCCAGTGCTGCGGGTTGAGGAGCAGGTCGGCGCGCGCACCCAGCAGGCTTCCCAGCGGAGCGACGCCCGGCGTCGACTCATACGGGTTCGGATTGAGCCTCCCGAGGTGCATCGCGATGACGTCGTTCAGCCCGTCGGGCATCGTGGACAGTGCCTCGAGCGCGGACTCGGGGTCAGGAGGAAGCGAGTAGAGCGTGCTCCTCGTGGCGATCTGCGGGATCTCCTGGAGCAGGATCATCCCCTCATTCGGCGGCGGGTCGTCGGACCAGCCGATCCCGGGCACACCGAGCGCCATGGACAGAACACCGATCACCCAGAACCGAGCGCGCATCCTCATCCGTTGTCTCCTCATTCTCCTAGCCGGGTCTCCGTGATTACTTCGCCCGGGGCGAGTCCAGGTCCTCCCGGAAGAGCCCGACGATACGCGCGTCTGGGAGATCTCCGGGGCCGGAGGCGCGCGGCGGAGCTACGACGAGAGGGGAGCGAACTTCGCTCCCCTCTCGGAAGATGGCTCCGTCTAGCCCATCGCCTCCATGTTCTTGGTGACGACCTCGAGTGTCTCGGCCAGTTCATCGGTTGGGCTGAACTCGACGATCTCGGTGCCGGCGAAGATCTCGGGCGTGTGTCCGGGCTTGGCGAAGTAGCCTTCGCCGGTTGTGATCACGTCGTCTCCGGAAGCGTAGTGATAGACGAGCTTGCCTTTGATCACGTATCCCCAGTGCGGGCATTGGCACCGATCATCAGGCAAGCCCTTGAACAACGGCGCCATGTCCGCATCGGCGGTGTACGTCTCGAAGCCGATCGTGTAGCCGTCGAGATCCTGGTAGTGACCTTCGAATCCTTCAGCCTCGAAATGCTGAGAAGCACCTGACTTTCCGATCTTTGGCATGAGATCCTCCATCATCGATGCGAGCCACGGCGTCCTTCGCCAATGGATGGGTTCACCGCTTCTCAGCGTGCGCGATCAAGTTCCGCAGGCCGGAGCGCGTCACGGATGTCGTCATCTTGCGCATCAGGCCCGCGAGGGCGCGCGAGTTCAACAGCCGCAGCATGCCGTGAATGCCGCTGATCCGGGTGACGCGGTTCGTGTACGTGACGCTCGACCCTCCGTCGGTCGGCGTGATCGCATACCGGTGGACGAGCGTCCACTCGACAGCATCTCCCTTCTTGGGACGCTGGTGTGCGTCGGTGACGAACTCGAACAGCTCGCCCGGCCGCGCCTCGGTAACGACCGAGCGGTCCTCGAAGGGGCCCATGGGGTCGTTCCCGGTGCTTTCGAACTCCGTGCCGACTTGTGCGGGTCCCGGCGGCGCGGTCAGTGACTGCAGGCCGTTCTTGCCT from the Actinomycetota bacterium genome contains:
- a CDS encoding cupin domain-containing protein, which codes for MPKIGKSGASQHFEAEGFEGHYQDLDGYTIGFETYTADADMAPLFKGLPDDRCQCPHWGYVIKGKLVYHYASGDDVITTGEGYFAKPGHTPEIFAGTEIVEFSPTDELAETLEVVTKNMEAMG
- a CDS encoding SRPBCC family protein — translated: MEMTRDRTGNDLRRPYETTVTAPSKASSREIYDVLADLQTHRTWGAGKNGLQSLTAPPGPAQVGTEFESTGNDPMGPFEDRSVVTEARPGELFEFVTDAHQRPKKGDAVEWTLVHRYAITPTDGGSSVTYTNRVTRISGIHGMLRLLNSRALAGLMRKMTTSVTRSGLRNLIAHAEKR